The following coding sequences lie in one Flagellimonas eckloniae genomic window:
- a CDS encoding YdeI/OmpD-associated family protein: MHSLPTSKKEYCEYINEAKQEKTKIKRLEKIIPMIEKGIGLNDAYR; the protein is encoded by the coding sequence ATGCACTCTCTCCCTACAAGCAAAAAGGAATATTGTGAATACATTAATGAGGCCAAACAAGAAAAAACAAAAATCAAAAGGCTGGAAAAAATTATTCCAATGATTGAAAAAGGCATAGGACTCAATGATGCCTATAGATAA
- a CDS encoding DUF1801 domain-containing protein: protein MRWKNQKKLDSYFQEEHHFRQGICILRELASQTKSVEDYKWNIPVYTVGGKNVFGICKFKNHFGVWFFNGVFLKDPQKVLRNAQEGKTKAMRHWYFSSEKDIDKASVLTYMVEAIENQENGMEMVAAKNTKNH, encoded by the coding sequence GTGAGATGGAAAAATCAGAAAAAACTGGATAGCTATTTTCAGGAAGAACATCATTTTAGGCAAGGAATCTGCATTCTGCGAGAATTAGCTTCACAAACAAAAAGTGTGGAAGACTATAAATGGAATATACCTGTTTATACCGTAGGAGGCAAAAATGTATTTGGTATTTGTAAGTTTAAAAATCATTTTGGTGTTTGGTTCTTTAATGGCGTTTTTCTTAAAGATCCACAAAAAGTGTTGCGCAATGCTCAGGAGGGTAAAACCAAAGCAATGCGCCATTGGTATTTTTCATCTGAAAAAGATATTGATAAAGCATCTGTTCTAACTTATATGGTTGAAGCTATTGAAAACCAAGAAAATGGTATGGAAATGGTTGCTGCCAAAAACACAAAAAACCATTAA
- a CDS encoding quinone-dependent dihydroorotate dehydrogenase → MYKFLIRPILFLLDAETAHHFSFASIRILSKLGLNRLFRKLFVLDDPKLEKEIFGLKFRNPVGLAAGFDKDAKLYNEFSDFGFGFVEIGTLTPKPQEGNPKKRLFRLVGDQGIINRMGFNNKGVFEAVEQLKKEHRVIIGGNIGKNKVTANEDAIKDYLICFEALFEHVDYFVVNVSSPNTPGLRELQDKKPLTNLLKKLKRQNGKLAQKYKSKEKPILLKIAPDLSDDQLLDIVAIMADTAIEGIIATNTTISRKNLSSHLILTEEKGGLSGKPLAKRSTEVIRFLSEKSNKAFPIIGVGGIHSPEDALEKLDAGADLIQLYTGFVYEGPALIKKINRAILERG, encoded by the coding sequence ATGTACAAGTTCCTAATTCGTCCAATACTCTTTTTGCTTGACGCTGAAACTGCACATCACTTTTCTTTTGCATCTATACGGATACTTTCTAAGTTAGGGTTGAATAGATTGTTCAGAAAATTATTTGTCTTAGATGACCCCAAATTGGAAAAAGAAATCTTTGGCCTAAAATTTAGAAACCCAGTTGGACTTGCAGCAGGCTTTGATAAGGATGCAAAGCTTTATAATGAGTTTTCCGACTTTGGATTCGGATTTGTAGAGATTGGAACGCTTACACCAAAACCTCAAGAGGGAAACCCAAAGAAAAGACTATTCAGGTTAGTTGGAGACCAGGGAATTATCAATCGAATGGGTTTTAACAACAAGGGAGTTTTTGAAGCTGTGGAACAGCTGAAAAAAGAACACCGTGTGATTATTGGTGGTAACATTGGAAAGAACAAAGTAACAGCCAATGAAGATGCCATAAAAGATTATTTGATCTGTTTTGAAGCACTTTTTGAACATGTGGACTATTTTGTAGTCAATGTAAGTTCTCCCAATACTCCGGGGCTTCGCGAACTTCAGGATAAAAAACCGTTGACCAATCTATTGAAAAAACTTAAAAGGCAGAACGGAAAATTGGCACAGAAATACAAATCTAAAGAAAAACCGATTTTACTAAAAATTGCACCTGATTTAAGTGATGACCAATTATTGGATATTGTTGCCATTATGGCTGATACCGCGATTGAGGGAATTATTGCCACCAATACCACTATTTCTAGAAAAAATCTAAGTTCACATCTAATATTGACCGAGGAAAAAGGAGGGTTAAGCGGAAAACCTCTTGCAAAGCGAAGCACGGAGGTAATTCGATTTTTATCAGAAAAAAGCAATAAGGCGTTTCCTATAATTGGAGTAGGGGGGATTCATTCCCCGGAAGACGCTTTGGAAAAATTGGATGCAGGCGCTGACCTTATTCAATTGTATACTGGTTTTGTCTATGAAGGCCCAGCACTTATCAAGAAAATTAACAGAGCTATTTTGGAACGAGGTTAA
- a CDS encoding T9SS type B sorting domain-containing protein codes for MVDQNYTVEELVKDILVDSGCAQTFNFQSSTGTIEGINGIGYFNSNGSNFSYGEGIVISSGNVLDAVGPNNFTGSSGSETWLGDSDLANITGTSNLFNASYISFDFISLTNRISFNFLFASEEYQDDFQCTFSDVFAFILTDSNGNSTNLALVPGTEDLVSATTIRPGVSGICEAQNIGFYGRSNNDDSAISMAGMTRSMVAASEVTPGEVYSIKLVIADNLDSALDSAVFLEGSSFSTDVGLGEDRTVQNGQPLCIGETYELDATSTGALSYQWYRNNQRLPQFDDTPVINISQDGTYDVIVDFSSTCSFSGMIEIEYVPAPHVENTPLDLTTCDFDNDGEEAIDLTQNSPLILGNQDAGIYQVNYYRYNRDAENFENEIERPNRYFPSQTQETIYARISSGNSCYEIASFIVNLRQISFEASLEEEYMICVDEEGFPIGDLPVLDTGLSTIDYSFTWYYNSYDSEGQIQNENDSTHSAMSPGLYLVEITNLQYGCSNLLLTSVSAIPPPTLFEIDILSDLFSDVHTVSIRTENNDSYMFAIDNGTFVENPIFENLVGGKHTAHIQNIYGCEIYSQDLFFVDYPRFFTPNGDGINDTWKIDGLTEIQNPEITIYDRFGVIQQQFQGEVEWDGTRNGNQVLASDYWFKISYENTEGVPKEYKSHFTLKR; via the coding sequence ATGGTAGACCAAAATTACACTGTTGAGGAACTTGTCAAGGACATCCTGGTAGATAGTGGTTGTGCGCAAACCTTTAATTTTCAATCATCCACCGGAACAATCGAAGGCATTAACGGAATTGGTTATTTCAATTCCAACGGCAGTAATTTTAGCTATGGGGAAGGTATAGTTATCTCTTCAGGTAACGTTTTAGATGCTGTGGGGCCAAACAATTTTACTGGAAGTTCAGGGTCCGAAACCTGGTTAGGAGATAGTGATTTGGCAAACATCACTGGCACTAGTAATCTTTTCAACGCTTCCTATATAAGTTTTGATTTTATATCATTAACAAACCGCATAAGTTTTAATTTTCTTTTTGCCTCGGAAGAATACCAAGATGATTTTCAATGCACGTTTTCGGATGTTTTTGCTTTTATTCTAACAGATTCAAATGGAAACTCCACTAACCTTGCCCTTGTTCCTGGCACCGAGGACCTTGTTTCTGCTACAACAATAAGACCAGGGGTGTCGGGAATATGTGAAGCACAAAATATAGGGTTTTATGGCCGTTCCAACAATGATGATTCAGCTATCTCTATGGCCGGAATGACCAGAAGTATGGTTGCAGCCTCAGAAGTTACACCTGGAGAGGTTTATAGTATTAAACTGGTTATAGCTGATAATTTGGACTCCGCATTGGATTCAGCAGTCTTTCTGGAAGGTAGTAGCTTTTCTACTGATGTTGGACTTGGGGAAGATAGAACCGTCCAAAATGGACAACCATTGTGCATCGGTGAAACTTATGAATTGGATGCCACTTCCACAGGTGCCCTGTCCTATCAATGGTATAGAAACAACCAGAGACTTCCCCAGTTTGATGATACACCGGTTATAAATATTTCACAAGATGGAACTTATGACGTTATTGTTGATTTTTCATCAACCTGCTCCTTTTCTGGAATGATTGAAATTGAATATGTTCCTGCACCCCATGTGGAAAATACGCCTTTAGATCTCACTACCTGTGATTTTGATAACGATGGGGAGGAAGCCATCGACTTAACTCAAAATAGTCCACTTATTCTAGGCAATCAAGACGCTGGAATCTATCAGGTCAATTACTACAGGTATAATAGGGATGCTGAAAATTTTGAAAATGAAATTGAAAGACCCAATAGATATTTCCCTTCACAAACCCAAGAGACAATTTATGCTCGTATTTCATCTGGAAACAGCTGTTATGAAATTGCATCCTTTATAGTAAACCTTAGACAAATATCTTTTGAGGCATCTTTGGAAGAAGAGTATATGATTTGTGTTGATGAAGAAGGGTTTCCCATAGGCGACCTACCAGTCTTAGATACTGGTTTATCAACTATAGATTATTCTTTTACTTGGTATTACAATTCCTATGATTCTGAAGGCCAAATACAGAATGAGAACGATAGCACCCACTCAGCAATGTCACCGGGCCTATATTTGGTGGAAATTACCAACTTGCAGTATGGATGTTCCAACTTACTCCTAACCTCAGTTTCAGCAATTCCTCCCCCCACACTTTTTGAGATTGATATTTTAAGTGACCTCTTTTCTGATGTACATACTGTTTCCATTAGAACGGAAAACAATGATTCTTACATGTTCGCAATTGACAATGGTACATTTGTGGAAAATCCCATTTTTGAAAATTTAGTCGGTGGAAAACATACGGCCCATATTCAGAATATTTATGGATGTGAAATTTACTCCCAAGATTTGTTTTTTGTGGATTACCCACGTTTTTTCACTCCCAATGGTGACGGAATCAACGACACATGGAAAATAGATGGCTTAACAGAGATACAGAATCCAGAAATCACCATTTACGATAGATTTGGAGTCATTCAACAGCAATTTCAAGGCGAAGTTGAATGGGATGGTACCCGAAATGGAAATCAGGTTTTAGCTTCCGACTACTGGTTTAAAATTTCTTATGAAAATACTGAAGGAGTTCCAAAGGAATATAAAAGCCATTTCACACTAAAAAGATAA
- a CDS encoding LysE family translocator yields the protein MNYEILTAFILGSSVLAIFPGPDNIFVLTQSMTNGVKAGLITVAGLVSGCLVHTTLLAFGVSEVIKRSDTIFFGIKLFGAAYLLYLAFMVYKSEASIQLDKGKSPKKVSSKLFWKGFLMNVLNPKVTIFFLAFFPGFLFSDEMNIVSQFYILGLLFMLTALIIFGLIAILAGAISNFLRKNPRTGVYLKWLQIFVFLGIALYLLLSDK from the coding sequence ATGAACTATGAAATTCTAACTGCTTTCATTTTAGGCTCTTCAGTTTTGGCGATATTTCCAGGCCCCGACAATATCTTTGTGTTGACGCAGAGTATGACCAATGGTGTTAAAGCAGGCCTGATAACGGTAGCAGGCTTGGTAAGCGGTTGTTTGGTTCATACGACCTTACTGGCTTTTGGTGTTTCGGAAGTTATAAAGAGAAGTGATACTATTTTCTTTGGGATCAAATTGTTTGGAGCTGCTTATCTTTTATATCTGGCTTTTATGGTTTATAAAAGTGAAGCTTCAATTCAATTGGACAAAGGAAAAAGTCCAAAAAAAGTATCATCCAAATTGTTCTGGAAAGGATTCCTTATGAATGTATTGAATCCTAAGGTAACTATTTTCTTTTTGGCTTTTTTTCCAGGGTTTTTGTTTAGCGATGAAATGAATATCGTTTCTCAGTTTTATATACTGGGATTACTTTTTATGCTGACTGCACTAATTATTTTTGGACTTATTGCTATTTTGGCCGGTGCCATTTCTAATTTTCTTAGAAAAAATCCAAGAACGGGCGTGTACTTGAAGTGGCTCCAGATTTTTGTTTTTCTCGGGATAGCATTGTATCTCCTTCTATCAGATAAATAG